The Candidatus Methylacidiphilales bacterium DNA window AACCCAAGGCATAGGAGTATCCCTAGAGGTAGTGCCAACAATATACCCAGACCGCAGAATAGACTTAGACTTAAAGCCAAGAGTCACTGATTTTGAGGGATTTATAGATTATGGTGCGCCAATAAATCAAGGTGACATCTATGACGACGATATCATTACACTGGTGCGGGGCAAAGTAAATTATCCGGTTTTTAACAATCGATCAATAAGCACTAAAGTCCAAGTTGTTGACGGTCAGACTGTTGTAATGGGAGGTCTGATTCGAGAAGATACAGAAAAAATTAGGGACAAGGTGCCTGTTCTGGGCGACATCCCTCTTGTTGGTCGGCTATTTAGAAGTG harbors:
- a CDS encoding type II and III secretion system protein, translated to TQGIGVSLEVVPTIYPDRRIDLDLKPRVTDFEGFIDYGAPINQGDIYDDDIITLVRGKVNYPVFNNRSISTKVQVVDGQTVVMGGLIREDTEKIRDKVPVLGDIPLVGRLFRSEIDKNVKRNLIIFVTANIIRSTGKPYYESVNPEATFVSETSTNIDSLPQ